A region from the Branchiostoma floridae strain S238N-H82 chromosome 9, Bfl_VNyyK, whole genome shotgun sequence genome encodes:
- the LOC118423515 gene encoding dnaJ homolog subfamily C member 28-like: MNVYNPACFLQATMQCARVLSHSILGRTIQLHSLRRLGTSGRLLGYKLAKNLKDCYSLLGISDGCTEAELKEAFIKRAKQYHPDSGSKTADPRKFAQVEEAYRTVQEKLVRERRKEEAEANEEEEEDTGIKHTAPQHRQYLGFEGVGYGTPTQRQKQYQQYKVDRAANRVVDYKVAKLSAMSESVLVLQEKRQARKAKIVQVIDRMVEDMIAESMANGEFDNLPGKGKPLNLQKSEYNPYQDTTTHLINKILNDNGFKPQWVELEVEVRNRIKELRKKLDSKRAAFGPEPFSPQNQKKWNTYLDTFREDIAALNKRIDKYNMIVPIMAKQLGHIKPDREVAKVMEKFRAQEEQEKQQTVETKAEEKTSKEKMRWGILRHWRFTPLNE; the protein is encoded by the exons ATGAACGTATACAACCCTGCTTGCTTTCTCCAAGCAACCATGCAGTGTGCAAGAGTTCTATCACACTCCATTTTGGGCAGAACTATCCAGCTGCACTCACTGAGACGTCTCGGCACAAGCGGTCGGCTTCTGGGATACAAACTCGCAAAGAACCTCAAGGACTGCTATAGCCTACTGGGCATCTCTGATGGCTGTACCGAGGCAGAGCTGAAGGAAGCTTTCATCAAACGGGCTAAACAATACCATCCCGACAGCGGGTCCAAAACTGCCGACCCAAGGAAGTTTGCTCAG GTGGAGGAAGCCTACAGAACCGTGCAGGAAAAGCTGGTGAgggagagaaggaaggaagaagcaGAAGCAAatgaagaggaagaggaagataCTGGTATAAAGCACACGGCTCCTCAGCACAGGCAGTATCTGGGGTTCGAGGGGGTTGGTTACGGCACTCCCACACAGAGGCAAAAGCAGTACCAACAGTATAAAGTCGACCGGGCAGCCAACAGGGTCGTGGACTACAAAGTCGCCAAGCTGTCGGCCATGTCGGAAAGCGTGCTTGTCCTGCAAGAGAAACGGCAAGCAAGGAAAGCGAAAATCGTGCAGGTCATCGACCGCATGGTCGAGGATATGATCGCGGAATCGATGGCCAACGGGGAATTCGACAACCTTCCTGGCAAGGGGAAGCCTTTGAACTTGCAAAAGTCGGAGTACAATCCGTACCAAGACACCACCACACATCTCATCAACAAGATTCTCAACGACAACGGGTTCAAGCCACAGTGGGTCGAATTGGAAGTGGAGGTGCGAAACCGCATCAAGGAACTCCGGAAGAAACTTGATTCAAAGAGGGCAGCATTTGGCCCTGAACCCTTCTCACCACAGAATCAGAAGAAGTGGAATACATACCTGGATACTTTCAGAGAGGACATCGCTGCACTGAACAAGAGAATCGACAAGTATAACATGATTGTCCCTATCATGGCCAAGCAGCTGGGCCACATCAAGCCAGACAGGGAGGTGGCCAAGGTGATGGAAAAGTTTAGAGCTCAGGAAGAACAAGAAAAGCAGCAAACTGTAGAAACTAAAGCTGAGGAAAAAACAAGTAAAGAGAAGATGAGATGGGGTATCTTAAGGCACTGGAGGTTTACACCACtaaatgaatga